A stretch of Metabacillus sp. FJAT-52054 DNA encodes these proteins:
- a CDS encoding MerR family transcriptional regulator, with protein MKTYSISEAAKELNLTVYTLRYYDKEGLLPFVERTASGTRLFKESDISALKVIECLKSTGMPIKEIKSFIDWCSDGDSTLQQRYDMFIERKATVEAQMEELKKTMEVIEHKCFYYKTALEAGTEEIHKNGKIEIPVTL; from the coding sequence ATGAAAACCTATTCGATCAGTGAAGCGGCAAAAGAATTGAATCTAACCGTCTATACGCTGCGATACTACGACAAGGAAGGACTCCTCCCTTTTGTAGAACGGACAGCAAGCGGAACGCGATTGTTTAAAGAGTCTGATATAAGCGCGTTAAAAGTTATTGAATGCCTGAAATCCACCGGGATGCCTATAAAAGAGATTAAAAGTTTCATTGATTGGTGTTCTGATGGGGATTCCACACTGCAGCAGCGGTATGATATGTTTATAGAACGAAAAGCGACGGTTGAAGCACAAATGGAAGAATTGAAGAAAACAATGGAGGTCATTGAGCATAAATGCTTTTATTACAAGACGGCATTGGAGGCTGGGACAGAGGAGATTCATAAGAATGGGAAAATAGAGATTCCTGTTACCCTTTAA
- a CDS encoding NAD(P)-dependent alcohol dehydrogenase, which produces MITAKARAVDGPDKPFKEAEITRRDLDSKDVLIEIKFAGICHSDIHTAHGEWGEVNYPLVPGHEIAGIVTDVGPEVTKYKVGDRVGVGCMVDSCGECENCQKGEEQYCLKGNIPTYAGVDKYGEPTQGGYSTHIVVVEDFVLSIPDNIELDAAAPLLCAGITTFSPLHHWKAGPGKKVAVVGLGGLGHMAVKIAHAMGAEVTVLSQSLKKKEDGLRFGADDYHATSDPETFEKLAGKFDLIINTVSAKLNLDAYLSLLTLDGSLVNVGAPAEPLSLNVFSLIAHRRSFAGSLIGGIRETQEMLNFCAEHNIAPEIEVISADQINEAYERVLASDVKYRFVIDISTM; this is translated from the coding sequence ATGATTACTGCTAAAGCAAGAGCTGTTGACGGTCCGGACAAACCCTTTAAAGAAGCTGAAATTACACGGCGCGATCTAGATTCGAAAGATGTTCTGATTGAAATTAAATTTGCGGGAATCTGCCATTCTGACATTCACACGGCTCACGGTGAATGGGGCGAGGTAAACTATCCGCTCGTACCCGGACATGAGATCGCAGGTATCGTCACGGATGTTGGACCCGAGGTAACTAAATATAAGGTCGGTGACCGGGTAGGAGTCGGATGTATGGTTGACTCCTGTGGTGAATGTGAGAACTGCCAAAAGGGTGAAGAGCAATACTGCCTAAAAGGAAATATTCCGACTTACGCGGGTGTTGATAAATACGGTGAGCCGACTCAAGGCGGCTATTCTACGCATATCGTGGTTGTAGAGGACTTTGTCTTAAGCATTCCGGATAATATTGAGCTGGATGCAGCAGCACCGCTTCTTTGTGCAGGAATTACGACATTTTCTCCGCTTCATCATTGGAAAGCAGGTCCTGGCAAAAAAGTAGCGGTTGTTGGTCTCGGCGGTCTTGGCCATATGGCTGTTAAGATTGCACACGCTATGGGCGCAGAAGTGACGGTTCTTTCTCAATCATTGAAGAAAAAAGAAGACGGACTGCGTTTCGGTGCCGATGATTACCATGCTACAAGTGATCCGGAGACGTTTGAAAAGCTTGCAGGGAAGTTTGACCTGATCATTAACACGGTAAGCGCCAAGCTTAACCTGGATGCCTATCTTTCCCTTCTAACTCTAGACGGCAGTTTAGTAAACGTCGGTGCTCCTGCAGAACCGCTTTCCTTAAACGTGTTCTCTTTGATTGCCCACCGCCGTTCATTTGCCGGTTCATTGATCGGAGGCATTCGTGAAACTCAGGAGATGCTGAATTTCTGTGCAGAGCATAACATTGCTCCAGAAATCGAGGTTATCTCAGCTGATCAAATTAACGAAGCATATGAACGTGTATTGGCTTCAGATGTGAAATACCGTTTTGTCATCGACATCAGCACAATGTGA
- a CDS encoding alanine/glycine:cation symporter family protein, which translates to MAEFVTALNGILWSTPVIYILLGVGLLFSILTRFLQVRHIKDMIMLMFQGKSSDAGVSSFQALSIALSGRVGTGNIAGVATAIAFGGPGAVFWMWAIAFIGASSAFIESTLAQIYKVKQDGQYRGGPAYYIEKGIGWKWFAVLFAVAAIIAMAVLMPGVQANSIALGMKNAFGISPAITGIAVVVLLGFIIFGGTKRIANAAQLIVPFMALGYIILSVIIVIMNITELPNVIGLIFRSAFGADSAFGGLIGMAVAWGVKRGIYSNEAGQGTGAHPAAAAEVSHPAKQGLVQAFSVYIDTLFVCSATAFMILFTGMYNTQAENGSFIVNNLKGIEAGPGYTQAAIDSVIPGFGAGFVAIALFFFAFTTIMAYYYIAETNLTYLFQKNSKWTTLVLKLVIMAASFYGAVKTAKVAWALGDAGLGIMVWLNVIAILILAKPALLTLKDYERQKKQGLDPVFDPKALGIKNASYWETERKLKKENIS; encoded by the coding sequence TTGGCGGAGTTTGTAACAGCTTTAAACGGTATCTTATGGAGCACCCCGGTTATTTACATACTGCTTGGCGTAGGACTTTTATTTTCTATATTAACCCGGTTTTTGCAGGTTCGTCACATTAAGGACATGATTATGCTGATGTTCCAGGGAAAAAGCTCGGACGCTGGGGTTTCGTCCTTCCAGGCGCTGTCCATTGCGCTATCCGGACGTGTGGGGACAGGAAACATTGCCGGTGTGGCTACAGCAATCGCTTTTGGCGGTCCGGGTGCTGTTTTCTGGATGTGGGCGATTGCCTTTATCGGGGCTTCCAGTGCATTTATTGAATCTACTCTGGCGCAGATCTACAAAGTAAAGCAGGACGGTCAATATCGGGGCGGCCCGGCTTATTACATTGAAAAAGGTATAGGCTGGAAATGGTTTGCCGTACTATTTGCTGTTGCAGCCATCATTGCCATGGCTGTTTTGATGCCGGGAGTGCAGGCCAATTCGATTGCCCTGGGGATGAAGAATGCTTTCGGAATATCTCCGGCCATCACTGGGATAGCGGTTGTTGTTTTATTAGGCTTTATCATCTTTGGGGGGACAAAAAGAATCGCAAATGCAGCTCAGCTGATTGTTCCTTTTATGGCACTTGGATACATAATCTTATCCGTTATTATCGTGATCATGAACATTACCGAATTGCCGAATGTGATTGGGTTAATTTTCAGAAGTGCCTTTGGCGCAGATTCAGCCTTCGGCGGTCTGATTGGGATGGCCGTTGCATGGGGAGTAAAACGGGGAATTTACTCGAATGAGGCAGGCCAGGGGACGGGAGCCCATCCCGCCGCAGCGGCTGAGGTGTCCCATCCGGCAAAGCAAGGTTTGGTACAGGCCTTTTCGGTTTACATTGATACGCTGTTCGTATGCTCTGCCACAGCCTTCATGATTTTGTTTACAGGTATGTATAACACACAGGCGGAAAACGGCTCTTTCATAGTGAACAATCTCAAAGGTATTGAAGCGGGCCCAGGATATACTCAGGCTGCCATTGACAGTGTCATCCCCGGATTTGGTGCGGGCTTTGTCGCTATTGCTCTTTTCTTTTTTGCCTTTACGACAATCATGGCCTACTACTATATCGCGGAGACAAATCTTACGTATTTATTCCAAAAGAATAGCAAGTGGACTACACTTGTATTAAAGCTTGTCATTATGGCGGCTTCTTTCTATGGAGCAGTCAAAACAGCCAAAGTCGCGTGGGCGCTCGGGGATGCAGGACTGGGCATTATGGTATGGCTGAATGTCATTGCCATTTTGATACTGGCCAAACCGGCACTTCTTACACTGAAGGATTATGAAAGACAGAAGAAGCAGGGATTGGATCCTGTTTTTGATCCTAAGGCATTAGGAATTAAAAATGCAAGCTACTGGGAAACGGAGCGGAAGCTGAAAAAAGAGAATATCTCCTAA
- a CDS encoding glycosyltransferase, which translates to MEGNPIKFSIIIPAHNEEKYIGECLDSIMAAAAPYQNQVEIIVVLNRCTDGTEEIAQTYNCITLKNEDKNLSKIRNAGARIARGEIVITIDADTCMNKYLLRTVDQLLSTGVFIGGGVTGHFDRMSLGIMASVTTLSIPILLKYGWISVGIFWCYRRDFEAIGGFNEEMLMAEDCDFAKRLSAWGSRNNKMFGTIPFGMKTSARKFDKFGDWVLIKRPELISAYLKENVQKHADELYYDYED; encoded by the coding sequence ATGGAGGGTAACCCTATTAAATTTTCTATTATCATCCCTGCTCATAATGAAGAAAAGTATATTGGGGAGTGTCTGGATTCCATAATGGCGGCGGCTGCACCTTATCAGAATCAGGTTGAAATAATCGTTGTCTTAAACCGCTGCACGGATGGGACAGAGGAAATCGCACAAACCTACAACTGCATTACCTTAAAAAATGAGGATAAAAATCTGTCTAAAATCAGGAATGCAGGGGCCAGGATTGCCAGAGGAGAAATAGTGATTACGATTGATGCGGATACATGCATGAACAAGTACCTGCTGAGGACTGTCGACCAGCTGTTATCGACCGGCGTATTTATTGGAGGCGGTGTGACGGGCCATTTTGACCGGATGTCCCTCGGAATTATGGCATCGGTAACGACGCTTTCCATCCCTATTCTCTTAAAATATGGATGGATATCTGTGGGGATCTTCTGGTGCTATAGAAGGGACTTTGAAGCAATCGGCGGTTTCAACGAGGAGATGCTGATGGCAGAGGATTGTGATTTTGCCAAGCGACTCTCAGCCTGGGGATCCAGAAATAATAAAATGTTTGGAACGATTCCGTTCGGGATGAAAACCTCCGCCAGAAAATTTGACAAATTCGGGGACTGGGTGCTAATCAAGAGGCCCGAACTCATTTCAGCCTACCTGAAGGAAAACGTCCAAAAGCATGCCGATGAATTGTACTATGATTATGAAGACTAG
- a CDS encoding ribonuclease domain-containing protein translates to MNKLMKFGAMVALIFALAFGGLSPVSNEAPQAKAAAVESITSFDGIIDYLKAYGELPPNFVTKSEASYYGWVSSKCNLADVLPGYSIGGDVFSNREGLLPAKSGRVYYEADAYYTSGCRNASRVVFSNDGLYYTTSDHYKTFTRVY, encoded by the coding sequence ATGAACAAGCTAATGAAGTTTGGTGCGATGGTTGCTCTTATTTTTGCATTGGCGTTTGGCGGTTTGAGCCCGGTTTCGAACGAAGCTCCTCAAGCGAAGGCAGCAGCAGTTGAATCTATTACGAGCTTTGATGGGATTATTGATTATCTTAAAGCGTACGGTGAGCTTCCTCCGAACTTTGTAACGAAGTCTGAAGCTTCATACTATGGATGGGTATCAAGCAAATGCAACCTGGCGGATGTTCTTCCTGGCTATAGCATTGGAGGAGACGTGTTCTCCAACCGTGAAGGATTGCTTCCTGCTAAATCAGGACGCGTTTATTATGAAGCGGATGCGTACTACACTTCCGGATGCAGAAACGCTTCCAGAGTCGTTTTCTCAAATGATGGACTTTATTACACAACAAGCGATCACTATAAAACATTTACAAGAGTATACTAA
- a CDS encoding barstar family protein yields MTELVLNGKDLLTVKDVHQYFKTELSFPDFYGENLDALYDCLVDYAVPPMIIKWIHFDESRKNLGKQANNLADVLTDAAEEVRGLKVIIDK; encoded by the coding sequence ATGACCGAACTTGTATTAAACGGCAAGGACCTGCTGACAGTGAAGGATGTTCACCAATATTTTAAAACCGAGCTTTCGTTTCCGGATTTTTACGGGGAAAACCTGGATGCCCTGTATGACTGCTTAGTGGATTATGCTGTTCCTCCGATGATTATTAAATGGATTCATTTTGATGAAAGCCGGAAGAATCTTGGAAAACAGGCTAATAACCTTGCAGATGTACTGACGGATGCAGCGGAGGAAGTCAGAGGGCTGAAGGTTATCATTGATAAATAA
- a CDS encoding M1 family metallopeptidase, translated as MIKKTALKKWIAGAAIAALTAGLALPAEAKQETYSASKAAYKGTSIADAPLLASKSRRVSKGKNAGDDVRGPADPSYKMDVVYDAKTHKLTGKMNVSFKNNVKDNLSELYFNLWGRADVFKDKGGSMDVSDIRVNGKKASFQVKDTALHISNLSLAKNKAATVTMNFNVSFPKQQDRFGWYGDTVSMGNWFPILSVYDEEGWNVDPYFNAGESFYSLSGKYDVKVTTDRKQVIAATGTEQGKPAVDGELATHHYKAENVRDFAMEMNPTYKILSSKVHGVKVNVYYDDKYAKYAASLMESGKDSIKLFSEKFGKYPWPELDVVSMEGWFGGMEYPQLVMISLSENRTQEWVKSVNAHEIGHQWFYGIIGDNEFDEPWLDESFASYAAALYDNSLDQLNVPPLPESYYHVTSKVSDFTARGNAGINAYYYTIYDYGATTINDLRLEVGDDAFYKAMKDYFNEKKFGISTTKDFIAAMERSTGMDLTPFFREHRVFPSDQY; from the coding sequence TTGATTAAAAAGACCGCATTAAAAAAATGGATTGCAGGAGCGGCAATTGCTGCTTTAACAGCAGGGCTTGCACTGCCGGCAGAAGCGAAGCAGGAAACCTATTCCGCAAGTAAAGCTGCTTACAAAGGAACTTCTATAGCAGATGCTCCTCTGCTTGCTTCGAAAAGCCGGCGGGTTAGTAAAGGAAAAAACGCCGGGGATGACGTAAGAGGACCAGCAGATCCCTCCTACAAAATGGACGTGGTGTATGATGCCAAAACTCATAAACTGACTGGGAAAATGAATGTCAGCTTTAAAAACAATGTGAAGGACAACCTCAGCGAGCTCTATTTCAACCTATGGGGCAGAGCAGATGTATTTAAGGATAAAGGCGGGAGCATGGACGTCTCAGACATCCGGGTAAATGGGAAAAAGGCATCATTCCAGGTGAAAGATACGGCATTGCACATTTCAAATCTGTCCCTTGCTAAAAACAAAGCCGCAACCGTTACAATGAACTTTAACGTAAGCTTCCCGAAACAGCAGGACCGGTTTGGCTGGTATGGAGATACTGTCTCCATGGGGAATTGGTTCCCTATTCTTTCGGTTTACGATGAGGAAGGCTGGAATGTCGATCCCTACTTTAACGCAGGGGAATCGTTCTATTCCTTATCCGGGAAGTATGATGTGAAAGTAACGACCGACCGCAAGCAGGTCATCGCAGCAACCGGCACTGAGCAAGGCAAACCGGCCGTGGACGGCGAGCTTGCCACCCATCACTATAAAGCAGAAAATGTCCGTGATTTTGCGATGGAAATGAACCCTACGTACAAAATTTTGTCCTCTAAAGTACACGGGGTTAAAGTAAATGTTTATTACGACGACAAATATGCCAAATATGCCGCTTCCCTAATGGAATCCGGAAAAGACAGCATCAAGCTGTTCAGTGAAAAATTCGGTAAATACCCGTGGCCGGAGCTTGACGTCGTATCCATGGAAGGCTGGTTCGGAGGGATGGAATATCCTCAGCTTGTCATGATCAGCTTAAGCGAAAACCGGACCCAGGAATGGGTAAAGTCTGTGAACGCCCATGAAATCGGGCACCAATGGTTCTATGGAATTATCGGAGATAACGAGTTTGATGAGCCCTGGCTTGATGAATCGTTTGCAAGCTATGCTGCCGCCCTTTATGATAACAGCCTTGATCAGTTAAACGTTCCTCCGCTTCCGGAATCCTATTATCATGTGACAAGCAAGGTTTCTGACTTCACTGCAAGAGGCAATGCCGGAATCAACGCCTATTACTACACCATTTATGACTACGGCGCAACAACCATCAATGACCTGCGTCTCGAAGTCGGAGATGATGCGTTCTATAAAGCGATGAAGGATTATTTCAACGAAAAGAAATTCGGCATCTCTACGACTAAGGACTTTATCGCAGCCATGGAAAGATCCACCGGCATGGATTTAACTCCATTTTTCAGAGAGCACCGCGTATTTCCTTCGGATCAGTACTAA
- a CDS encoding LCP family protein: MIETSRLNRGKQKKSKKKKRKVISLIFLLLLISAALYFYFQYKSALNVSMKATGVSQKQVEFNGVQTKGKMNVLLLGIDSRGEEKSRTDTIMIGQYDHDAKTAKLVSIMRDSYVDIPDHGKMKINSAYSIGGAELLRKTIKENFDVDVQYYALVDFNGFSQIIDTAFPEGLEVNVEKRMSKDIGMILEPGLQRLDGKQTLAYVRFRKDAQSDFGRIQRQQEILGKVTKELLTINGVVKAPQLLGTIQPFINTNIDSGEVLSLATSYLSNRDEGIKTLRIPIDGAYEPKRFQRAGAVLDLDLDENKAALQEFLGENQ; this comes from the coding sequence ATGATTGAGACAAGCCGCCTGAACCGGGGCAAGCAAAAGAAAAGCAAGAAAAAAAAGCGCAAGGTCATATCCCTGATCTTCCTCCTTCTTCTAATCAGTGCTGCCCTCTATTTTTATTTTCAATATAAATCTGCTCTTAACGTGTCTATGAAAGCGACTGGTGTCTCCCAAAAGCAAGTAGAGTTTAACGGGGTTCAAACAAAAGGCAAAATGAATGTACTGCTGCTTGGGATAGACTCCCGCGGCGAAGAAAAATCCCGCACTGATACCATTATGATCGGGCAATATGATCATGATGCGAAAACGGCGAAGCTCGTATCCATTATGAGAGATTCATATGTTGATATACCGGACCACGGAAAAATGAAAATCAACTCAGCTTATTCCATTGGCGGAGCGGAGCTTCTAAGGAAAACCATCAAGGAAAACTTCGATGTGGATGTTCAATACTACGCTCTAGTCGATTTTAATGGATTCTCTCAAATCATCGACACCGCCTTCCCGGAAGGACTGGAAGTCAATGTTGAAAAACGGATGTCCAAGGATATCGGCATGATCCTGGAACCCGGCTTGCAGCGTCTTGATGGAAAACAGACACTCGCCTATGTTCGGTTCAGAAAAGATGCCCAAAGCGACTTTGGACGGATCCAGCGCCAGCAGGAGATTCTCGGAAAAGTGACAAAGGAGCTCCTTACGATTAATGGTGTAGTGAAAGCACCGCAATTGCTCGGTACCATCCAGCCCTTCATTAATACAAATATTGATTCTGGAGAAGTTCTGTCCCTTGCTACGTCCTATCTGAGCAATCGGGATGAAGGAATAAAAACACTCAGAATTCCTATTGATGGTGCGTATGAACCGAAGAGATTCCAGCGGGCAGGAGCGGTTCTGGATCTGGATTTGGACGAAAATAAAGCAGCACTACAAGAGTTTTTGGGAGAAAATCAATAA
- a CDS encoding glycoside hydrolase family 32 protein yields the protein MALLLIFAPKGTEVKKTQNEKEEPPQEASSNRPAYHFSTPEKWKNDPQKPIFIDGKYHYYYLYNGNYPDGGGTEWRHASSEDLVTWKDEGIAIPKFSNKNGDIWSGSVVEDKNNSAGFGKGAIVAVVTQPSADGGKQEQYLWYSTDRGKTFQSFSEKPVMSNPGTEVFRDPKIIWDEENQKWMMTMAEGDKIGFYETKNLKDWSFTGEFKTQNIGLLECPDLFRMRADDGTVKWVLGASANGKAAGKPNTYAYWTGNYDGKSFTPDSAEPQWLDYGFDWYGGVTFEDGKSEDPLNKRYGLAWMNNWDYPHNTPTVKENFNGVDSIVREIQMKKQGDQSYSLTSMPVEALDQLTESKQTAERTEVDGAKTLDIKGEAYQFEADISWSDAQNLGLRLRESNDKARHIDVGFLPAEGLSYVNRGQTDQPDGSRKFIESKAPFDAGKKKVHVKVLVDKTTVEVFVDDGKTVHSSQVFPKQEDQGITLFSEGGPSVFENMEVKHFRPANR from the coding sequence ATTGCTCTTCTGCTCATTTTTGCCCCGAAAGGAACTGAGGTAAAAAAAACACAAAATGAAAAGGAAGAACCGCCTCAGGAAGCTTCATCCAATCGCCCAGCATACCATTTCAGCACGCCTGAAAAGTGGAAAAATGACCCTCAAAAGCCGATCTTCATCGATGGAAAATATCACTACTATTATTTATACAACGGGAATTATCCTGACGGAGGCGGCACCGAGTGGCGGCATGCTTCATCTGAGGATCTCGTGACCTGGAAGGATGAAGGCATAGCGATTCCGAAGTTCTCCAATAAAAACGGGGACATATGGTCCGGTTCTGTTGTAGAGGATAAAAACAATTCGGCAGGATTTGGAAAAGGAGCCATTGTGGCTGTCGTTACCCAGCCTTCAGCCGATGGCGGCAAACAGGAACAATATTTGTGGTACAGCACCGACCGGGGGAAAACCTTTCAATCTTTCAGCGAAAAGCCGGTCATGTCTAATCCGGGAACAGAGGTCTTCCGGGATCCCAAAATCATTTGGGATGAAGAGAATCAAAAATGGATGATGACCATGGCTGAAGGTGATAAAATCGGTTTTTATGAAACTAAAAATCTTAAGGACTGGTCTTTTACCGGAGAATTTAAAACCCAAAACATCGGCCTCCTCGAATGCCCTGATTTATTCAGAATGCGAGCAGATGATGGAACCGTCAAATGGGTTCTGGGCGCCAGTGCCAACGGGAAGGCAGCCGGAAAACCAAATACGTATGCGTATTGGACAGGGAATTATGACGGGAAGAGTTTTACCCCTGATTCCGCTGAGCCGCAATGGCTCGATTATGGATTTGACTGGTACGGCGGTGTGACGTTTGAGGATGGAAAAAGCGAAGATCCACTGAATAAGCGATATGGATTGGCCTGGATGAACAATTGGGATTACCCGCATAATACCCCGACAGTAAAAGAGAATTTTAACGGCGTTGATTCCATCGTCCGTGAAATTCAAATGAAAAAACAGGGAGATCAGAGCTACAGTCTGACTTCCATGCCGGTTGAGGCATTAGATCAGCTGACAGAATCAAAGCAAACGGCAGAAAGAACAGAGGTTGATGGGGCTAAAACACTTGATATAAAAGGAGAAGCCTATCAGTTCGAGGCCGATATCAGCTGGTCCGATGCTCAAAACCTCGGATTGAGACTGAGAGAGTCCAATGATAAGGCCCGGCACATTGACGTCGGCTTCCTCCCGGCTGAAGGCCTGTCCTACGTAAACAGGGGGCAAACCGATCAGCCAGACGGGAGCAGGAAATTTATTGAAAGCAAAGCACCCTTTGATGCCGGAAAGAAAAAGGTTCATGTAAAGGTCCTCGTTGACAAAACGACGGTTGAGGTCTTTGTTGATGACGGCAAGACGGTTCATTCAAGTCAGGTGTTCCCTAAACAAGAGGATCAGGGAATCACCCTTTTCTCTGAAGGCGGACCTTCCGTTTTTGAAAATATGGAGGTTAAACATTTCCGTCCAGCGAACCGATAA
- a CDS encoding glycoside hydrolase family 68 protein: MNIQTILKRTTALTLTSALVLGGGAQAFAQEYKDQNKTYGQGELTREDMGKIPGQIAKDKARYTVPQFDEKKIKNIESAVGYDKDGNKIMLDVWDTWPLANADGTVADYKGYDIVFGLAGDPKDANDTSIYMFYKKKGDESIDAWKNAGKVFENDKVNPNDPHLKNKDQDWSGSAIMTEDGEMRLFYTNRSDREAGKQTITTAQVNMSQPASGELKVNGVSDHKSIFDGDGELYQTIKQFTDGGGMESGDNHTLRDPHYIEENGKKYLVFEANTGTETGYQGEQSLFNRAYYGGDKSFYEAEKEKLMNSDKKKTAELANGAMGIIELNNDYTLKSVKKPLLTSNTVTDEIERPNIFKHEGKWYLFTDTRGAKMTIDGVDNEDIYMLGYVADSLTGKFKPLNGTGIVLHHDLDPNDKTFNYAHYAIPQKSGDDFVVTSYITNRGFFEDQKSSFAPSFLLNIDGDQTSVVKDSILEQGQLEVPVEKKSK, encoded by the coding sequence ATGAACATCCAGACGATTCTTAAACGCACGACAGCATTAACTCTTACTTCTGCTTTAGTATTAGGCGGGGGCGCTCAGGCTTTCGCTCAAGAATACAAGGATCAAAATAAAACATACGGCCAGGGCGAACTGACCCGTGAGGATATGGGCAAGATCCCAGGACAAATCGCTAAAGATAAAGCGCGCTACACAGTCCCTCAGTTCGACGAAAAGAAAATCAAAAACATTGAATCTGCAGTCGGCTATGATAAAGATGGAAACAAGATCATGCTTGATGTGTGGGACACTTGGCCTCTAGCGAACGCTGACGGAACCGTTGCAGATTATAAAGGATACGACATCGTTTTCGGTCTTGCTGGTGACCCTAAAGACGCAAATGATACATCGATCTATATGTTCTATAAGAAAAAAGGTGATGAATCCATTGACGCTTGGAAAAATGCCGGAAAAGTTTTTGAGAACGATAAAGTGAACCCTAATGATCCTCATCTGAAAAACAAAGATCAGGACTGGTCCGGTTCTGCGATTATGACAGAAGATGGCGAAATGCGTTTGTTCTACACAAACCGCTCTGATCGCGAAGCAGGCAAACAAACGATTACAACTGCACAAGTGAACATGTCACAGCCTGCATCCGGAGAATTGAAAGTGAACGGAGTATCTGACCACAAGTCCATCTTTGACGGAGACGGCGAACTCTATCAAACGATTAAGCAGTTTACGGACGGCGGCGGAATGGAATCCGGCGATAACCATACGCTAAGAGATCCTCACTATATTGAAGAAAACGGTAAAAAATATCTTGTATTTGAAGCAAATACAGGTACTGAAACAGGCTACCAAGGGGAACAATCTTTATTTAACCGTGCCTACTACGGCGGAGATAAGTCCTTCTATGAAGCGGAAAAAGAAAAGCTAATGAACAGTGATAAGAAGAAAACAGCTGAGCTTGCAAACGGAGCAATGGGTATCATCGAACTAAACAATGACTACACTTTGAAAAGCGTGAAAAAGCCATTGCTTACTTCCAACACCGTAACAGATGAAATCGAACGTCCAAACATCTTCAAGCATGAAGGCAAATGGTACCTCTTCACTGATACACGCGGTGCTAAAATGACAATCGACGGTGTAGATAATGAAGATATCTACATGCTTGGCTATGTAGCAGATTCACTAACAGGGAAATTCAAGCCTCTGAACGGTACAGGCATTGTGCTTCACCATGACCTGGACCCGAATGACAAAACGTTCAACTATGCACACTATGCAATTCCGCAAAAATCCGGTGATGACTTTGTTGTAACAAGCTACATTACTAACAGAGGATTCTTCGAGGATCAGAAATCTTCATTCGCACCAAGCTTCTTACTGAACATTGACGGCGATCAGACTTCTGTTGTGAAAGATAGCATTCTTGAACAGGGACAGCTTGAAGTCCCAGTTGAAAAAAAGTCTAAATAA